CGAGCCGGTCGGCGTCGCCCTTCTTCTGCAGCGCCGACTCGAGTTCGTAGTTGCGGTCGAAGTGGTCCTCAAGGGGGCGCTTGTTGCGGCCGGTGACCATGAGGACGTCGTCGAGACCCGCGGAGACGGCTTCTTCGACCACGTACTGGATCGCGGGCTTGTCGACGACCGGCAGCATCTCCTTGGGAGTGGCCTTGGTGGCCGGCAGGAACCGGGTGCCGAGGCCGGCTGCGGGGATGACAGCCTTGCTGATCCTGAGGGGGGACTGAGTCATGGCCGCAACCTTATCCGGTGGCTTTGAGAGGAATCTGTAGCTCCGGTTAATAGGTGTTCATATGAGCGTATTGGAACGGTGCAGGTGCGACACATGAAACACAGCCACGACAGCCAGGACAGTCACGACAGCCAGAGCAGCCAGAGCAGCCAGAGCAGCCAGAGCAGCCAGAGCAGCCAGAGCAGTCCGGACCGAGCGGAGTCTGACAAACATATGTTGCGGCGAGAGTTCCTCGCCGTGAGGAACAGGTTGACGGCGGATGACGTGCGGGCGGCGGGCGACGCACTGGCCGCACATGCCCTGGAACTGCACGAGTTGGCGCACGCGCGCGTGGTGGCGGCGTACGTCTCGGTGGGAGCCGAGCCCGGCACCCTGGCGCTGCTGGACGCGCTGCGCGCCCGGGGCGTACGCGTCCTGCTGCCCGCGCTGCTGCCCGACAACGACCTCGACTGGGGCGCGTACGAAGGCAAGGGTTCGCTCGCGCGCGTGCGCCACGGCGGGAAGATGGCCCTTCTGGAGCCCGTCGGCGAGCGCCTCGGCCCGGACGCCGTGACGGGCGCCGACGTGGTGCTGCTGCCCGGGATCGCGGTCGACGCGCGGGGCAGGCGCCTGGGGCGCGGCGGAGGCTCCTACGACCGGGTGCTGGCGCGACTGGAGCAGGCCGGCGCGCACCCCTCGTTGGTGGTGCTCCTGTACGACGCGGAGGTCGTCGAGCGCGTCCCCGAGGAGGCGCACGACCGGCCGGTGCAGGCGGTGGTGACGCCGTCGGGGGTGCGCCGCTTCACCTGAACCCATGAACCCCGTGAACTCCATGAACACAGAACGCACGGACGCACGGACACGTGCCCGGACACGCGAAGGGGCCCTCCACGCGCGCGTGGAGGGCCCCTTGGTCCGACGTCCGGCTCAGGGTTTGAGCACGAGAGTGTCACTGGTACTGGCGTCGACGGCCTTCTCGGAGAAGGACCAGTCGAGGAGTTCGCCCTTGGCCCACTTGCCCGTCTGGTCGGTGTAGTGCGCGCTGAAGGCGTGCCCGGAGGCGCCCGTCAGGTTGATCCACTTCGACTTGTCGGGATCGTCGAGGTTGACCACCATGCGCATCGACGGCACCCAGACGACGCCGTAGCCGCCGGCCGCGTTCCAGCCGGTCGCGTTGACCGTGCCCTCGCCGCCGCTGAGCTTCCACGGGCCGCGGTTGAGGATGTACTGGAGGGCGCCGGGGCCGCTGGTGCCCAGGGTCTGGTTCTTCAGGAACAGGCGGTGCAGCCGGCCCCAGCTCCAGGTGTCGATGTCCTTGCCGAGCTTGGCGGTCAGCTCCCAACGGGCGTCGATCATGGCGCGCTCGAACAGCTTGTCGCGGTCGTGGACGGCCTTGGGACGGGTGCCCGACGCGGGCGTCGTCCACCAGTCGCTGTCCTTCTTGTCCAGCAGGTTGCGCACGACCTGGAACCAGCGGTCGCCGCCGTCCGGCTGCGCCTGGTCGGCGTCACGCTGGCCGCACTCGCGGACCTTGTCGGTGTCGTCGACCGGGCCGGTGCTGTTGACCGGGTCGACCCACAGGCACTGCCCCTCGACCCGCAGCTCCTTGGGCAGCTTGTTGCCGAAGGCCAGCTTGAGGATGTTGCGCCAGACCGCGTTGAAGTAGGCGGCCGCGGCCGAGTCGGCGTCCTGGGTGTAGCCCCAGCCCTGGAGCAGCTTCTGCGCCTCACGAACGTCCGGGTCGTCGGGGTTGAGCTTCAGCAGGATGGGCACGAGCAGCTGGGCGATCTCGCTGCTGTTGTCAAGCTGCATCTGCCGCATGTCGTCGGTGGAGATCTTGCCGCCGCCCTTGATCTTCCCCTCGATCAGGTCGGTGATGCGCTGGCTGCGGGCGCCGTAGCCCCAGTCCGTGGTGAGCGTGTAGGGGTAGTCCTTGCCGACCACGGCCTGATTGGCGGTGACGATGTAGCCGCGCTCCGGGTCGTACTCGTAGGGCAGCTCGTCGAACTTGATGAAGCCGGTCCACGCGTACTTGGATTCCCAGCCCGGCACCGGGATCGAGCCGTCGTCGCCCTTCGCGCGCGTGGGGATCTTTCCGGGCAGCTGGTAGCCGATGTGGTTCTTGGTGTCCGCGTAGACCAGGTTCTGCGAGGGCACGTCGAACAGCTTCGCCGCATCGCGGAAGTCGTTCCAGTCGGTCGCCCGGTCCATGGCGAAGACGGCGTCCATGGTGGTGCCGGCCTTCAGCGCGGTCCACTTCAGCGCCACGGCGTAGCCGTCGCCGCGGTCGGGCGCCGCATTGTCGACGGTGGCCTTCTTGCCGACCTTCACGAGCTCGTCGTCGCGGTCGGACAGCAAGGGCATCTCGTCCTCGGTCTGCCGGACGACGATCTTCTTGGACGCGCCGCCGGCGACCTTGATGGTCTCCTCGCGCGTGGTGAAGGGCCTGACCTTGCCGTCGTACAGGTAGCCGTCGCCGGAGAGCTTCTCCAGGTAGAGGTCGGTGACGTCGACGCCGGAGTTGGTCATGCCCCAGGCGATGTCCTGGTTGTGGCCTATGACCACGCCGGGCATGCCCGCGAAGGTGTAGCCCGTGACGTCGTACTGGCACTTGCTGGAGACCGTGCGGCAGTGCAGGCCCATCTGGTACCAGACGGAGGGCAGCGAGGCCGACAGGTGCGGATCGTTGGCGAGCAGCGGCTTGCCGGTGATGGTGTGCTTGCCGGCGACGACCCAGGAGTTGGAGCCGATGCCGCTGCCGTTCACGCCGACGGCCGCGGGGAGGTCGTCCAGGACGTCGTAGAGGCCCGAGAGCT
This window of the Streptomyces sp. NBC_01275 genome carries:
- a CDS encoding 5-formyltetrahydrofolate cyclo-ligase, coding for MLRREFLAVRNRLTADDVRAAGDALAAHALELHELAHARVVAAYVSVGAEPGTLALLDALRARGVRVLLPALLPDNDLDWGAYEGKGSLARVRHGGKMALLEPVGERLGPDAVTGADVVLLPGIAVDARGRRLGRGGGSYDRVLARLEQAGAHPSLVVLLYDAEVVERVPEEAHDRPVQAVVTPSGVRRFT
- a CDS encoding penicillin acylase family protein — encoded protein: MPPNTTATSGDKPGKSGRKKGRKARLIVLVLVLAIIGGIAYGAYWSISTVRASFPQTKGSITLEGLSGPVDVKRDGYGIPQIYASSDTDLFMAQGYVQAQDRFYEMDVRRHMTSGRLSEMFGKSQVKNDEFLRTLGWDRVAKKEYDEELSDSTKQYLQAYAKGVNAYLKGKDGADISLEYAALGFTNDYKPAEWTPVDSVSWLKAMAWDLRGNMQDEIDRALMTSRLGPQQIADLYPQYPYTVGEDDEPNTIVQEGQYDELSETFKQDSASSGTSGSTSGTSGTSGTSGSSSSSSGLTSQLSGLYDVLDDLPAAVGVNGSGIGSNSWVVAGKHTITGKPLLANDPHLSASLPSVWYQMGLHCRTVSSKCQYDVTGYTFAGMPGVVIGHNQDIAWGMTNSGVDVTDLYLEKLSGDGYLYDGKVRPFTTREETIKVAGGASKKIVVRQTEDEMPLLSDRDDELVKVGKKATVDNAAPDRGDGYAVALKWTALKAGTTMDAVFAMDRATDWNDFRDAAKLFDVPSQNLVYADTKNHIGYQLPGKIPTRAKGDDGSIPVPGWESKYAWTGFIKFDELPYEYDPERGYIVTANQAVVGKDYPYTLTTDWGYGARSQRITDLIEGKIKGGGKISTDDMRQMQLDNSSEIAQLLVPILLKLNPDDPDVREAQKLLQGWGYTQDADSAAAAYFNAVWRNILKLAFGNKLPKELRVEGQCLWVDPVNSTGPVDDTDKVRECGQRDADQAQPDGGDRWFQVVRNLLDKKDSDWWTTPASGTRPKAVHDRDKLFERAMIDARWELTAKLGKDIDTWSWGRLHRLFLKNQTLGTSGPGALQYILNRGPWKLSGGEGTVNATGWNAAGGYGVVWVPSMRMVVNLDDPDKSKWINLTGASGHAFSAHYTDQTGKWAKGELLDWSFSEKAVDASTSDTLVLKP